A DNA window from Thiobacillus denitrificans ATCC 25259 contains the following coding sequences:
- a CDS encoding YfgM family protein gives MATYDLDEQERLDELKAWWKRWGSVSMIGLAVLIAAAAGWRYWQNRTVTQSLEAAAVYDQLARSVAANEVKGAREAGAMLIDKYKDTAYAPRAALLLARLNVGAKDAKSAQTQLEWAASHSKEPAIRDLARLRLAAVQLDQKQYDVALKTLAARHSDAFGPRFDDLRGDVLVAQNKPADARKAYQAALGAMSADNPYRNVVELKLDGVGGEAK, from the coding sequence ATGGCAACCTACGACCTCGATGAACAGGAACGGCTCGACGAACTGAAAGCCTGGTGGAAACGCTGGGGCAGCGTCTCAATGATCGGGCTGGCGGTGTTGATCGCCGCCGCGGCGGGCTGGCGCTACTGGCAAAACCGCACCGTCACGCAGAGCCTCGAGGCCGCGGCGGTCTACGACCAGCTCGCGCGCTCGGTCGCGGCGAACGAGGTCAAGGGCGCACGCGAAGCCGGCGCGATGCTCATCGACAAATACAAGGACACGGCCTACGCTCCGCGTGCCGCGCTGCTTCTGGCCAGGCTCAACGTCGGCGCCAAGGACGCGAAGAGCGCGCAGACTCAGCTCGAGTGGGCCGCCAGCCACAGCAAGGAACCGGCGATCAGGGATTTGGCCCGCCTGCGTCTCGCCGCCGTTCAGCTTGACCAAAAGCAATACGACGTCGCGCTGAAGACGCTCGCGGCGCGTCACAGCGACGCCTTCGGCCCGCGCTTCGACGACCTCAGGGGTGACGTGCTCGTCGCACAGAACAAGCCTGCCGACGCGCGCAAGGCGTATCAGGCCGCCCTGGGCGCGATGAGCGCCGACAATCCCTACCGCAACGTGGTCGAACTGAAGCTCGACGGCGTAGGAGGAGAAGCCAAGTGA
- the rlmN gene encoding 23S rRNA (adenine(2503)-C(2))-methyltransferase RlmN: MPQNLLDFDLAGLTAWFGERGEKPFRARQVFHWIHQAGVTDFAQMTDIAKSLREKLQNEAVVQAPAINFAHLSADGTRKWLFDVGVGNGIETVFIPEDDRGTLCVSSQVGCALECTFCSTGRQGFNRNLTVAEIVGQLWVAQHSLKREPNRTASDHGAGEIAERPVTNVVMMGMGEPLANFENVVTALGVMLDDHAYGLSRRRVTVSTSGLVPAMDRLAERCPVALAVSLHAPNDALRDQIVPINRKYPLAELMAACRRYLVHAPRDFITFEYVMLAGVNDQPEHARQLIALTRDVPCKFNLIPFNPFPDSGYEKPRAEAMRVFREILQDAGYVVTTRKTRGDDIDAACGQLAGRVADRSGRVMKRVHREAA, translated from the coding sequence ATGCCGCAGAATCTGCTCGATTTCGACCTCGCAGGACTGACCGCCTGGTTCGGCGAACGCGGCGAGAAGCCGTTTCGCGCCCGCCAGGTGTTTCACTGGATCCACCAGGCGGGGGTGACCGATTTCGCGCAGATGACCGATATCGCCAAGAGTCTGCGCGAGAAGTTGCAGAACGAGGCCGTCGTGCAGGCGCCGGCGATCAACTTCGCCCACCTGTCGGCCGACGGCACGCGCAAGTGGCTGTTCGACGTCGGCGTCGGTAATGGCATTGAGACGGTATTCATTCCCGAGGACGATCGCGGAACGCTGTGCGTGTCGTCGCAGGTCGGGTGCGCGCTCGAATGCACCTTCTGCTCGACCGGTCGGCAAGGCTTCAACCGCAACCTGACGGTCGCCGAGATCGTCGGTCAACTCTGGGTCGCGCAGCACAGCCTGAAGCGCGAGCCTAATCGCACCGCGTCCGACCACGGCGCAGGCGAGATCGCCGAACGTCCGGTCACCAACGTGGTGATGATGGGCATGGGCGAGCCGCTCGCGAACTTCGAGAACGTCGTGACCGCACTCGGCGTCATGCTCGACGACCATGCCTACGGGCTGTCGCGGCGGCGCGTGACCGTGTCGACCTCGGGCCTCGTTCCGGCGATGGACCGGCTGGCCGAGCGCTGCCCGGTGGCACTCGCGGTGAGCCTGCACGCACCGAACGACGCGCTGCGCGACCAGATCGTGCCGATCAACCGGAAATACCCGCTGGCGGAATTGATGGCGGCCTGCCGGCGCTACCTCGTGCATGCGCCGCGCGACTTCATCACCTTCGAGTACGTGATGCTGGCCGGCGTGAACGACCAGCCCGAGCATGCGCGCCAGTTGATCGCGCTCACGCGCGACGTGCCGTGCAAGTTCAATCTCATCCCGTTCAATCCGTTCCCGGATTCGGGCTACGAAAAACCGCGCGCGGAAGCGATGCGCGTGTTCCGCGAGATCCTGCAGGACGCCGGCTACGTCGTGACGACCCGCAAGACCCGGGGCGACGACATCGACGCGGCCTGCGGGCAACTCGCCGGACGCGTGGCGGACAGGAGCGGTCGTGTGATGAAGCGGGTGCACAGGGAGGCGGCGTGA
- the ndk gene encoding nucleoside-diphosphate kinase, producing the protein MAVQRTFSIIKPDAVAKNVIGKIVSRFETNGLKVVASKMKHLSRQEAEGFYAVHKDRPFFKDLVDFMVSGPVVLQVLEGEDAIAKNRTLMGATDPKKAEPGTIRADFAESIDANAVHGSDAPETAAVEIAYFFPASEVYAGR; encoded by the coding sequence ATGGCTGTTCAGCGCACTTTCTCCATCATCAAACCCGACGCGGTCGCCAAGAACGTGATCGGCAAGATCGTCAGCCGTTTCGAGACCAACGGCCTCAAGGTCGTCGCGTCGAAGATGAAGCATCTCTCGCGTCAGGAAGCCGAAGGTTTCTACGCCGTGCACAAGGATCGCCCCTTCTTCAAGGATCTCGTCGACTTCATGGTCTCCGGTCCCGTCGTGCTGCAGGTGCTCGAGGGTGAGGACGCGATCGCCAAGAACCGCACGCTGATGGGCGCGACCGACCCGAAGAAAGCCGAGCCGGGCACGATCCGCGCCGACTTCGCCGAGAGCATCGACGCCAACGCCGTTCACGGTTCCGACGCGCCCGAAACGGCGGCAGTCGAGATTGCCTACTTCTTCCCGGCGAGCGAAGTCTACGCCGGACGCTGA
- the tilS gene encoding tRNA lysidine(34) synthetase TilS, translating into MAASRKPLPGKAPADAVGDALARHVFSGARLVLALSGGLDSVVLLHVLASLRGRHRFALAAVHVHHGLSPHASDWADFCERLCAAHALDLQVERVHIAGDDPAGTEAAARRERHRVFARLDADFVLTAHHLDDQAETVLLQLLRGAGPKGLAAMPQLRRPAGWRAAQLRPLLDVSRRAIRAHAQRHGLAWVEDESNLDLRYRRNALRRDIMPRLAAHFPGSAPTLARAAALQAEAAGLLDDLAALDAQGAVRGDRLDCAALAALSAPRARNLLRHFIEGRGCPLPSARVLDEARLQLVDARHDARVRVNLKAAELWRFRGHAYVVSPAPAPAPAVYWHGEQSLWVPGAGCRVEFRPTTGHGLKRGLLTSGTVTLDVRRGGERLRLHPGGPHRSLKNLLQEAAVPPWQRARLPLLYQDGQLVWAAGIGFDPAFGAAPGEAGVMPHVVSQAAAQDSGGCGVLS; encoded by the coding sequence ATGGCAGCTTCAAGGAAGCCCCTGCCCGGTAAGGCGCCCGCCGACGCGGTGGGCGACGCGCTCGCCCGCCATGTCTTCTCCGGCGCGCGGCTCGTGCTCGCGCTGTCGGGCGGCCTCGATTCGGTGGTTCTGCTGCACGTGCTCGCGTCCCTGCGCGGGCGACACCGCTTCGCGCTCGCCGCCGTTCATGTCCACCATGGCCTCTCGCCGCATGCAAGCGACTGGGCCGATTTTTGCGAGCGGCTCTGTGCCGCCCACGCGCTCGACCTGCAGGTCGAGCGCGTGCACATCGCCGGCGACGACCCGGCTGGCACCGAGGCCGCGGCCCGCCGGGAACGACATCGCGTCTTCGCGCGCCTCGACGCGGATTTCGTGCTGACTGCGCACCACCTGGACGATCAGGCCGAAACCGTGCTCCTTCAACTGTTGCGCGGCGCCGGCCCGAAGGGCCTGGCGGCGATGCCGCAGTTGCGACGGCCGGCCGGCTGGCGTGCGGCGCAGTTGCGGCCGCTTCTCGATGTATCGCGCCGCGCGATCCGGGCGCATGCGCAACGGCATGGGCTGGCCTGGGTCGAGGATGAGAGCAATCTCGACCTGCGCTATCGCCGCAACGCGCTGCGCCGGGACATCATGCCGCGGCTCGCGGCGCACTTTCCCGGCAGCGCGCCGACCCTCGCGCGCGCCGCCGCGCTACAGGCCGAGGCCGCGGGCCTGCTCGACGATCTCGCCGCGCTCGATGCACAGGGCGCAGTCCGGGGAGACCGGCTCGACTGTGCCGCACTCGCCGCGCTGTCGGCGCCGCGCGCGCGCAATCTCCTGCGCCACTTCATCGAAGGGCGGGGGTGTCCGTTGCCGAGCGCGCGCGTCCTCGACGAGGCGCGCCTGCAACTCGTCGATGCGCGTCACGACGCGCGCGTACGTGTCAACCTCAAGGCGGCCGAGTTGTGGCGTTTTCGGGGTCACGCCTATGTCGTGTCGCCGGCGCCCGCGCCGGCCCCAGCCGTGTACTGGCACGGCGAACAGAGCCTGTGGGTGCCGGGCGCCGGCTGCCGGGTCGAGTTCCGCCCGACAACGGGGCACGGGCTCAAGCGCGGGCTTCTGACTTCCGGCACCGTCACGCTCGACGTGCGCCGGGGCGGCGAGCGCCTGAGGCTTCACCCGGGCGGGCCGCATCGCAGCCTCAAGAACCTGCTGCAGGAGGCGGCCGTGCCGCCGTGGCAGCGCGCGCGGCTGCCGCTTCTGTACCAGGACGGGCAGCTCGTGTGGGCGGCCGGGATCGGTTTCGACCCCGCCTTCGGCGCCGCGCCGGGCGAAGCGGGGGTGATGCCGCATGTCGTCTCGCAAGCTGCCGCGCAAGACAGCGGCGGCTGCGGCGTGCTATCCTAG
- the hisS gene encoding histidine--tRNA ligase, with amino-acid sequence MSENIQSVRGMNDCLPDAADAWQGFEAIVRDWLRRYGYREMRTPILEHTGLFKRAIGEVTDIVEKEMYTFVDELNGESLTLRPEGTASSVRAVIQHNLLYDGGKRLWYSGPMFRHERPQKGRYRQFHQVGVEALGFAGPDVDAELIVMCADLWRELGIAPTLQLNTLGDHGARQRHRSKLIAYYEAHRDVLDADAQRRLHSNPLRILDSKNPAMQALNAEAPRLLDELEDEALNHFDALQGLLRANGIAFEINPRLVRGLDYYNRTVFEWVTDQLGAQGTVCAGGRYDGLVEQLGGKPAPAAGFAMGIERLLALVETSGKPIVPAVPDAYIVHAGDTADAFAWQAAATLRGAGLAVVLHCGGGSFKSQMKKADASRARYAVIIGDEEAAAQQVSVKPLRGTAEQTRVELALAIEYLKKA; translated from the coding sequence ATGAGTGAGAACATCCAATCCGTCCGCGGCATGAACGACTGCCTGCCCGACGCGGCCGACGCCTGGCAGGGTTTCGAGGCGATCGTGCGCGACTGGCTGCGGCGCTACGGCTACCGCGAGATGCGCACGCCGATCCTCGAACACACGGGCCTGTTCAAGCGCGCGATCGGCGAGGTGACCGACATCGTCGAGAAGGAGATGTATACCTTCGTCGACGAACTCAACGGCGAATCCCTGACCCTGCGTCCCGAGGGCACGGCGTCGAGCGTGCGCGCCGTGATCCAGCACAACCTGCTTTACGACGGCGGCAAGCGTCTCTGGTATAGCGGTCCGATGTTCCGTCACGAGCGCCCGCAGAAGGGTCGCTACCGGCAGTTCCATCAGGTCGGCGTCGAGGCGCTCGGCTTCGCCGGTCCCGACGTCGACGCCGAGCTGATCGTGATGTGCGCCGACCTCTGGCGCGAGCTCGGCATCGCGCCGACGCTGCAACTCAATACGCTCGGTGACCACGGCGCGCGCCAGCGCCACCGCAGCAAGCTGATCGCGTATTACGAGGCGCATCGCGACGTGCTCGACGCCGACGCCCAGCGGCGTCTGCACAGCAATCCGCTGCGCATTCTCGACAGCAAGAATCCGGCAATGCAGGCGCTGAACGCCGAAGCGCCACGCTTGCTGGACGAACTCGAGGACGAGGCCCTGAATCATTTCGACGCGCTGCAGGGCCTGTTGCGCGCGAACGGCATCGCCTTCGAGATCAACCCGCGCCTGGTCCGCGGACTGGACTATTACAATCGCACCGTTTTCGAGTGGGTCACCGACCAGCTTGGCGCGCAGGGCACCGTCTGCGCGGGCGGTCGTTACGACGGCCTGGTCGAGCAACTCGGCGGCAAACCCGCGCCCGCGGCGGGCTTCGCGATGGGCATCGAACGCCTGCTGGCGCTGGTTGAAACGAGCGGCAAGCCGATCGTCCCGGCCGTACCCGACGCCTACATCGTCCACGCCGGCGACACGGCCGACGCCTTCGCCTGGCAGGCAGCGGCTACACTGCGGGGCGCCGGCCTCGCGGTGGTCTTGCATTGCGGCGGCGGCAGCTTCAAGTCGCAGATGAAAAAAGCCGACGCGAGCCGTGCGCGCTACGCGGTCATCATCGGCGACGAGGAGGCGGCGGCGCAGCAGGTGAGCGTGAAACCGCTGCGCGGCACGGCGGAGCAGACCCGCGTCGAACTCGCGCTCGCAATCGAATATCTGAAAAAGGCATAA
- a CDS encoding RodZ domain-containing protein, whose product MNGEVQLTVGQTLREAREASGMTLDEASARLRLMHRQVEAMEADDFEALGQPVFARGFVRNYARLLGLAPETLLASMEGAPAAPAEVSYAKPPLQRPWFASSWVILLALVVLVVLAVPVGLYLWLNSDVEEGGQRQVAVSQPTTAGAAPSSAPPATRGEAPAETPGAPNAPAPVEGNGATDGTTADGTVAVPPQSPPDEAAEDAGSTTEASTGGAALHLEFGAEAWAEIKDATGRAVLRQLNPAGSSVEVKGEPPFKLVIGNAAETRLTYNGRPVDLKPHTGMTVARFTLE is encoded by the coding sequence ATGAACGGCGAGGTCCAACTGACCGTCGGGCAGACGCTGCGCGAAGCGCGCGAGGCGAGCGGCATGACGCTCGACGAGGCGTCCGCCCGGCTGCGGCTCATGCACCGTCAGGTCGAGGCCATGGAGGCCGACGATTTCGAGGCGCTCGGTCAGCCCGTGTTTGCGCGCGGTTTCGTGCGCAACTATGCGCGGCTGCTCGGTCTCGCGCCGGAGACGCTGCTGGCGTCGATGGAAGGCGCGCCGGCAGCGCCTGCGGAGGTCAGCTATGCGAAGCCGCCGCTCCAGCGTCCCTGGTTCGCTTCGTCCTGGGTGATCCTCCTGGCGCTGGTCGTGCTCGTCGTGCTGGCCGTCCCGGTCGGGCTCTACCTCTGGCTCAACAGCGACGTCGAGGAGGGCGGCCAGCGTCAGGTGGCGGTGTCGCAGCCGACCACTGCGGGTGCCGCGCCATCGAGTGCTCCGCCCGCCACGCGCGGCGAGGCGCCCGCCGAAACGCCGGGCGCGCCGAATGCCCCCGCCCCGGTTGAGGGAAACGGCGCGACGGACGGCACCACTGCAGACGGCACCGTCGCGGTCCCGCCTCAGTCACCGCCTGATGAAGCGGCGGAAGACGCCGGCTCCACCACCGAGGCAAGCACGGGCGGCGCCGCGCTGCATCTCGAATTCGGCGCCGAAGCCTGGGCCGAGATCAAGGATGCGACGGGGCGAGCCGTGCTTCGTCAGCTCAACCCGGCGGGCAGCAGCGTCGAGGTAAAGGGCGAGCCGCCGTTCAAGCTCGTGATCGGCAACGCGGCGGAGACGCGCCTGACCTACAACGGTCGCCCCGTCGATTTGAAACCCCATACCGGCATGACGGTCGCCCGCTTCACGCTCGAATAG
- a CDS encoding acetyl-CoA carboxylase carboxyltransferase subunit alpha produces the protein MKTTFLDFEQPIAELEAKIEELRFVQDDSALDISEEIRRLQKKSQALTKDIYAKLNAWQVSQVARHPQRPYTLDYIQGLFTDFVELHGDRAYADDAAIVGGMARFNGEPVMVIGHQKGRDTKEKIFRNFGMPRPEGYRKALRLMRLAEKFRLPILTFIDTPGAYPGIGAEERGQSEAIARNLYVMAELQTPIVCTIVGEGGSGGALAIGVGDRTLILQYSTYSVISPEGCASILWKSADKASVAAETLGITADRLKANGLVDRIIEEPLGGAQRDWDAMFQSMRRALTDTLAELRKQPTEAMLGARYQRLRAYGSFKEAPAR, from the coding sequence ATGAAAACCACTTTCCTCGATTTCGAGCAGCCGATCGCGGAGCTCGAAGCCAAAATCGAAGAACTGCGCTTCGTGCAGGACGACTCCGCGCTGGACATTTCCGAGGAAATCCGCCGTCTTCAGAAGAAGAGCCAGGCGCTGACCAAGGACATCTACGCCAAGCTCAATGCCTGGCAGGTGTCGCAGGTCGCACGCCACCCGCAGCGTCCCTATACCCTCGACTACATACAGGGGCTGTTCACCGACTTCGTCGAACTGCATGGCGATCGCGCCTACGCCGACGATGCCGCGATCGTCGGCGGAATGGCACGCTTCAACGGCGAGCCCGTCATGGTGATCGGGCACCAGAAGGGGCGCGACACCAAGGAAAAGATCTTCCGTAATTTCGGCATGCCGCGGCCAGAGGGCTACCGCAAGGCGCTGCGTCTGATGCGGCTCGCGGAAAAATTCCGCCTGCCGATCCTGACCTTCATCGACACCCCGGGCGCCTATCCCGGGATCGGTGCAGAGGAGCGCGGCCAGTCGGAAGCGATCGCCCGCAACCTCTATGTCATGGCCGAACTGCAGACGCCGATCGTGTGCACGATCGTCGGCGAGGGCGGCTCGGGCGGCGCGCTGGCGATCGGCGTCGGCGACCGCACGCTGATTCTCCAGTATTCGACCTACTCGGTGATTTCGCCCGAAGGCTGTGCGTCGATCCTCTGGAAGAGCGCGGACAAGGCCTCGGTCGCGGCGGAAACGCTCGGGATCACGGCCGACCGCCTGAAAGCGAACGGCCTCGTCGATCGCATCATCGAGGAACCGCTCGGCGGCGCGCAGCGCGACTGGGACGCGATGTTCCAGTCGATGCGGCGCGCGCTCACCGATACCCTCGCGGAATTGCGCAAGCAGCCGACGGAGGCCATGCTCGGCGCGCGGTATCAGCGCCTGCGGGCGTATGGCAGCTTCAAGGAAGCCCCTGCCCGGTAA
- the pilW gene encoding type IV pilus biogenesis/stability protein PilW — protein MVKPELRKWIVVTAVALAGCAGQPGGGGIGAPDSQASSESRDRARAFTELAGAYFARAQYKIALDELRKAITADSHFGPAYNVYGLIYMELAEDKLAEDNFRRAIELDRNASDARNNFGWFLCTRGRYDEGLEQFRIALRNPLYAQPELAMANAGQCAEKKGDLALAEANFVKSLKLQPDNPNTLLKLAGLHFRQGRLADAQRGLARHAELAPPNAESLWLGVRLERRLGDRAQAAAYGLQLRKRFPESEEARLLQAGQYE, from the coding sequence GTGGTGAAACCGGAGCTGAGAAAGTGGATCGTCGTCACGGCAGTCGCGCTCGCCGGCTGCGCGGGCCAGCCCGGTGGCGGCGGCATCGGCGCGCCCGATAGCCAGGCCAGTAGCGAAAGCCGCGACCGCGCGCGCGCTTTCACGGAGCTCGCCGGCGCCTACTTCGCGCGGGCGCAGTACAAGATCGCGCTCGACGAACTGCGCAAGGCGATCACCGCCGACAGCCATTTCGGCCCCGCTTACAACGTCTACGGCCTCATCTACATGGAACTGGCCGAGGACAAGCTCGCCGAGGACAATTTCCGCCGTGCGATCGAGCTCGACCGCAACGCGTCCGACGCGCGCAACAACTTCGGCTGGTTTCTCTGTACGCGCGGTCGGTACGACGAGGGCCTCGAGCAGTTCCGCATCGCCTTGCGCAACCCGCTGTACGCCCAGCCCGAGCTGGCGATGGCCAACGCCGGCCAGTGTGCCGAGAAGAAGGGCGATCTCGCCTTGGCCGAGGCCAACTTCGTCAAGTCGCTCAAGCTCCAGCCCGACAACCCGAACACGCTGTTGAAGCTCGCCGGACTGCATTTCCGCCAGGGCCGGCTTGCCGATGCGCAGCGCGGGCTCGCGCGCCACGCCGAGCTCGCGCCGCCCAACGCCGAAAGTCTTTGGCTAGGCGTGCGACTCGAACGACGTCTAGGGGATCGCGCGCAGGCGGCGGCCTACGGCTTGCAACTGCGCAAGCGCTTCCCCGAGTCCGAGGAAGCACGCCTGCTGCAGGCGGGGCAGTACGAATGA
- a CDS encoding FKBP-type peptidyl-prolyl cis-trans isomerase, translating into MNIGKDTVVTITYVVKDLDGKLLEESDEPVSYLHGGYDNIFPLVEQALEGKAVGDAVDLKLQPADAFGEFEEDLVRLEPREAFPPEIEIGMQFVGSPVDGGGEMLYTVTDIAEEKVVVDGNHPYAGQAVHFHCEVSEVRAATSDEVEHGHAHGAHGHHHH; encoded by the coding sequence GTGAACATCGGCAAAGACACCGTGGTGACGATCACCTACGTCGTGAAGGATCTGGACGGCAAGCTGCTCGAGGAAAGCGACGAGCCGGTCAGCTATCTGCACGGCGGCTACGACAACATCTTTCCGCTCGTCGAGCAGGCGCTCGAGGGCAAGGCGGTGGGCGATGCGGTCGATCTCAAGTTGCAGCCGGCCGATGCCTTCGGTGAGTTCGAGGAGGACCTGGTCCGCCTCGAGCCGCGCGAGGCGTTTCCACCCGAGATCGAGATCGGCATGCAGTTCGTCGGCTCGCCGGTCGACGGGGGCGGCGAGATGCTTTACACCGTGACCGACATCGCCGAAGAAAAAGTCGTCGTCGACGGCAACCATCCCTACGCGGGGCAGGCCGTGCATTTCCACTGCGAGGTCAGCGAGGTGCGGGCCGCGACGTCCGACGAAGTCGAGCACGGTCACGCCCACGGCGCGCACGGCCACCATCACCACTGA
- the ispG gene encoding flavodoxin-dependent (E)-4-hydroxy-3-methylbut-2-enyl-diphosphate synthase, whose protein sequence is MTTQIVRRTTRQVRIGPICVGGDAPVAVQSMTNTDTVDVNATVSQVQALAAAGSELVRLTVNTLEAAAAVPRIRERLDVLGCRVPLIGDFHFNGHKLLTQVPECAQALAKLRINPGNIGRGEKRDEQFATLIDVACRHDKPIRIGVNWGSLDQALAARMMDDNARRAQPEDAEVVMRRAMVASALESARKAEELGLGGDRIILSCKMSRVQDLIAVYRDLAAQCDYPLHLGLTEAGMGSKGIVASTAALAVLLQEGIGDTIRISLTPEPGGDRAQEVRVGQEILQALGLRAFTPQVTACPGCGRTTSTVFQELAQDIETYLRTQMPIWRSRYPGVETMQVAVMGCVVNGPGESKHANIGISLPGTGEVPVAPVYVDGEKTVTLKGDRIAAEFQAIVEDYVRTRYGSA, encoded by the coding sequence ATGACGACTCAAATTGTCCGCCGCACCACCCGTCAGGTGCGGATCGGCCCGATATGCGTAGGCGGCGACGCGCCGGTGGCGGTGCAGTCGATGACCAACACCGACACGGTCGACGTCAATGCGACCGTAAGCCAGGTGCAGGCGCTCGCTGCCGCCGGCTCGGAACTCGTGCGGCTCACCGTGAACACGCTGGAAGCGGCGGCGGCCGTGCCGCGCATCCGCGAGCGCCTCGATGTGCTGGGCTGTCGCGTGCCGCTGATCGGCGACTTCCACTTCAACGGCCACAAGCTCCTGACCCAGGTCCCCGAGTGCGCCCAGGCGCTGGCCAAACTCCGGATCAATCCCGGCAACATCGGCCGCGGCGAGAAACGCGACGAGCAGTTCGCGACGCTGATCGACGTCGCCTGCCGTCACGACAAGCCGATCCGCATCGGCGTCAACTGGGGCAGTCTCGACCAGGCGCTGGCCGCGCGCATGATGGACGACAACGCCAGGCGCGCGCAGCCTGAAGATGCCGAGGTCGTCATGCGCCGGGCGATGGTCGCGTCGGCCCTCGAGTCGGCGCGCAAGGCCGAGGAACTCGGATTGGGCGGCGACAGGATCATCCTCTCCTGCAAGATGAGCCGGGTACAGGACTTGATCGCGGTTTACCGGGATCTCGCGGCGCAGTGCGACTATCCGCTCCACCTCGGCCTCACCGAGGCCGGCATGGGCAGCAAGGGCATCGTCGCCTCGACCGCGGCGCTCGCGGTACTGCTGCAGGAGGGGATCGGCGACACGATACGCATTTCGCTGACCCCCGAGCCGGGCGGCGACCGCGCCCAGGAAGTCCGCGTCGGCCAGGAAATCCTGCAGGCGCTCGGCCTGCGCGCCTTCACGCCGCAAGTCACGGCATGCCCGGGGTGCGGCCGCACGACCTCGACCGTTTTCCAGGAGCTCGCGCAGGATATCGAGACCTATCTGCGCACGCAGATGCCGATCTGGCGCAGCCGCTACCCCGGGGTCGAAACCATGCAGGTGGCGGTCATGGGCTGCGTCGTCAACGGCCCTGGCGAATCCAAGCACGCGAACATCGGAATCTCGCTGCCCGGCACGGGCGAAGTGCCGGTCGCGCCGGTCTACGTCGACGGCGAAAAGACCGTGACGCTCAAGGGCGACCGCATCGCCGCGGAGTTCCAGGCGATCGTCGAAGACTACGTGCGCACGCGGTACGGCAGCGCCTGA